A single window of Aspergillus flavus chromosome 4, complete sequence DNA harbors:
- a CDS encoding fructose-6-phosphate 2-kinase/fructose-2, 6-biphosphatase (unnamed protein product): MTSASTPDSLQNRVPDSSDGGSSNGCSRPGIGKDANLMPPAKTLVGRALGNDLHSDAHRGSQASKDGVGFALTDTPISTAPSSPQFNANNTPTTTASTPGRVRATTLDIPGLTKSKVSPDGRIAQRDVGSKLVIVMVGLPARGKSYVTKKLARYLNWLQHDTEIFNQNGVTIVPPFNASPEDKRAMQEASPEPLDQSASFFDPKNQLAVKLREQVALDTLDELLDYILDRGGSVGILDATNSTMERRKAIVDHIRKRAGPELGILFLESSCVDQELLEANMRLKLSGPDYKGQNPVKALEDFKKRVQLYEKSYVPLGEYEEKHNMAYIRMIDVGRKVVSHQTHGFLSSQVVYYLLNFNLSPRQIWITRHGESKDNQAGRIGGDSELSENGHRYGKALTRFIDHQRNEWEMNQRQKEMMQKFPPRPGDSTPPNPSYIPSDRPRNFCVWSSMMQRAISTVESFNEDEYDVKQMKMLDELHAGKMEGMTYEEIREKFPDEYATRKRDKLYYRYPGPGGEGYLDVINRLRAVIVEVERMTDHVLLVTHRAVARVLLAYFKGLKCDEVTDLDVPLGMLYMLEPKPYGVEFKAYRYNPDTDWFDYIPNFELRQTSAN, translated from the exons ATGACAAGCGCGTCAACGCCCGATTCTTTGCAAAACCGTGTACCAGATAGTTCCGACGGAGGCTCGTCAAATGGATGTTCTAGGCCCGGAATCGGGAAAGATGCTAATCTTATGCCTCCGGCAAAGACGCTGGTTGGAAGAGCGCTAGGAAATGACCTGCATTCCGATGCCCACAGAGGCTCACAAGCATCCAAGGATGGTGTCGGGTTCGCCCTAACTGACACTCCGATTTCTACCGCACCTTCGTCTCCACAATT CAATGCTAATAACACTCCAACTACGACCGCCTCGACGCCTGGTCGGGTTCGTGCCACCACACTTGATATTCCAGGTCTCACCAAATCGAAGGTGTCGCCTGATGGTCGGATTGCTCAACGTGATGTTGGGTCCAAGCTAGTCATTGTCATGGTCGGCCTCCCTGCACGGGGGAAAAGTTATGTGACCAAGAAATTGGCTCGCTACTTAAACTGGCTGCAGCATGACACCGAAATCTTCAAC CAAAATGGAGTCACTATTGTGCCACCATTTAATGCGTCACCAGAAGACAAAAGGGCTATGCAAGAAGCGTCCCCTGAACCGCTTGACCAGTCTGCAAGCTTCTTCGACCCTAAAAATCAGCTGGCCGTGAAGCTTAGAGAGCAGGTGGCCCTGGACACCTTAGACGAACTGTTGGACTATATCCTCGACAGAGGTGGCAGCGTTGGCATCCTTGACGCAACTAATAGTACGATGGAGCGCCGCAAAGCAATTGTAGATCATATTCGCAAGCGTGCTGGCCCTGAGCTCGGTATATTGTTCCTTGAGAGCAGCTGTGTGGATCAAGAGCTGCTGGAGGCCAACATGCGCTTGAAATTGTCAGGTCCGGACTATAAGGGCCAGAACCCAGTGAAAGCATTGGAGGATTTCAAGAAGCGTGTTCAACTATACGAGAAATCGTATGTGCCCCTCGGCGAATACGAAGAAAAACATAATATGGCTTATATCAGGATGATCGACGTGGGTCGCAAAGTTGTGTCGCATCAGACCCACGGTTTTCTCTCATCCCAAGTCGTCTACTACCTGTTGAACTTCAATCTATCACCGCGGCAAATATGGATTACCAGGCACGGCGAGAGTAAGGATAACCAGGCAGGCCGAATCGGTGGTGACTCGGAACTCAGCGAAAATGGCCATCGCTATGGCAAAGCACTCACCCGATTCATCGATCACCAGCGAAACGAGTGGGAAATGAACCAGAGACAGAAAGAGATGATGCAGAAGTTTCCCCCACGTCCGGGTGATAGCACTCCGCCCAACCCTTCGTACATTCCTAGTGACCGGCCACGCAATTTCTGTGTTTGGTCCTCCATGATGCAGCGTGCGATTTCGACAGTCGAGTCTTTCAACGAGGACGAATATGATGTCAAACAAATGAAGATGCTCGACGAGCTTCATGCGGGAAAGATGGAGGGCATGACATATGAGGAAATCCGTGAAAAATTTCCCGACGAATACGCGACCCGCAAACGCGACAAGCTTTACTACAGGTATCCAGGAcctggaggagaagggtatCTGGATGTTATCAACCGACTTAGAGCAGTGATTGTCGAGGTTGAGCGAATGACCGATCATGTTTTGTTAGTCACTCACCGAGCCGTAGCACGCGTCCTTCTGGCTTACTTCAAGGGCCTCAAATGCGATGAGGTGACAGACTTAGACGTGCCTTTGGGAATGTTGTATATGCTTGAGCCCAAGCCATACGGGGTTGAGTTCAAAGCATATCGCTACAACCCAGACACCGACTGGTTTGACTATATTCCCAATTTTGAGCTACGCCAGACCAGCGCCAATTAG
- a CDS encoding putative dithiol-disulfide isomerase (DSBA-like thioredoxin domain protein), which produces MIYQKLAHLNKHIAITMTNFNIQIISDSVCPWCYVGLRRLSRAIATHKSVHPTDTFTLTWHAYYLRPDNPPYPGLDKREYYISRFGEDGFSQISNKLGEVGRQEGIAFNFSGRLGNTRDSHRVIWYAGKKEREAGAPAATELGVVGGLQTRVVENLFKAYFEEGGNITDQKILLEAAVLAGLDRGEVERLLDSDDGGQEVDLEAARAQRQLVTGVPYYTIQGQYAIGGAEDPSAFLQVFEQAKQNS; this is translated from the exons ATGATTTATCAGAAACTGGCCCATCTGAACAAACATATTGCTATTACTATGACGAACTTTAACATTCAGATCATCTCGGACAGCGTCTGTCCG TGGTGCTACGTAGGCTTGCGCCGTCTTTCCCGCGCCATTGCAACCCATAAATCAGTCCACCCCACTGATACATTCACTCTCACCTGGCACGCCTACTACCTGAGACCTGACAACCCGCCTTACCCGGGCCTAGACAAGAGAGAGTACTATATCAGCCGGtttggggaagatggatTCTCTCAGATCTCTAACAAACTCGGTGAGGTTGGACGACAAGAAGGGATAGCGTTCAATTTCTCCGGCAGGCTGGGGAACACACGGGATTCGCACCGGGTGATTTGGTATgctgggaagaaggaaagggaagctGGCGCTCCCGCAGCCACTGAGCTGGGTGTAGTCGGGGGCTTGCAAACAAGGGTTGTCGAGAATCTTTTTAAGGCATACTTTGAGGAGGGGGGGAATATCACAGACCAGAAGATACTCCTGGAGGCTGCGGTTCTGGCCGGGCTGGATCGCGGTGAAGTAGAGAGACTTCTGGATTCCGATGATGGAGGGCAGGAAGTCGACTTGGAGGCAGCTCGAGCCCAGAGGCAATTGGTTACTGGTGTGCCCTATTACACGATCCAAGGGCAATATGCCATTGGGGGAGCCGAGGATCCCTCGGCATTTTTGCAGGTTTTTGAGCAGGCGAAGCAGAACTCTTAG